A section of the Clostridia bacterium genome encodes:
- a CDS encoding DUF881 domain-containing protein, whose product MRRWYIYLTIIAVVCGTLFAWTFVSQARYRAQTAEARNRNLVQVIRVLEVETQNLENEIAALRQRLEVVTAQQAEGEDDVKALSQALQAAKLQGGLTEVEGPGVVITLDDNREGALRAQASGTGLYRPEDYIIHDKNLLYLVNELRRAGAEAIAVNRQRLVTGSDIRCVGSAILVNTTRLVPPYEIRAVGNPETLASAMEFGQEFPFLKGKGFPVTLVKEEKITIPAYRGSWSASHLQTAEETSAEPAPNRP is encoded by the coding sequence GTGCGCCGTTGGTATATTTATCTTACCATAATAGCCGTGGTCTGTGGTACTCTCTTCGCCTGGACCTTCGTCAGCCAGGCCAGGTACCGTGCCCAGACCGCCGAGGCCCGCAACCGCAACCTGGTACAGGTAATCAGGGTCTTGGAGGTGGAAACCCAAAACCTGGAGAACGAGATTGCCGCCCTCCGCCAGCGCCTGGAGGTCGTTACCGCCCAGCAGGCGGAGGGAGAAGACGATGTGAAGGCCCTGAGCCAGGCCTTACAGGCGGCCAAGCTCCAGGGCGGGCTGACGGAAGTGGAGGGACCGGGGGTGGTAATTACCCTGGACGACAACCGCGAGGGCGCCCTGCGGGCGCAGGCTTCCGGCACCGGGCTTTACCGACCGGAGGATTACATCATCCACGACAAGAACCTGCTCTACCTGGTGAACGAACTCAGGCGGGCCGGGGCAGAGGCCATAGCCGTGAACCGGCAGCGTCTGGTGACCGGATCGGACATACGCTGCGTGGGCTCGGCCATCTTGGTGAACACCACGCGCCTGGTGCCGCCCTACGAGATCAGGGCGGTGGGCAATCCGGAAACCCTGGCTTCGGCCATGGAGTTCGGGCAGGAATTCCCGTTCTTGAAGGGCAAGGGTTTTCCGGTTACCCTGGTCAAGGAGGAGAAGATTACCATTCCGGCCTACCGGGGCAGTTGGTCTGCCTCTCACCTGCAAACGGCCGAAGAAACCTCAGCGGAACCGGCCCCCAACCGACCCTAG
- the cdaA gene encoding diadenylate cyclase CdaA → MGSWLSVWRYFSLVDLLRAAVDIAIVAYVIYRLLLLIRGTRAAQLVQGLAVLALVAFLSDRLGLRTIEWILEKLGLVVLVGLPVVFQPELRRALAQLGRGRIFPRPFVFLGEEEVSRLIEEIVRCVQVLARSRIGALIVVEREVRLNEYAETGIKLDAVVSAEFLINLFMPRTPLHDGAAIIRGDRVAAAGCFLPLSDSPYLSRQLGTRHRAALGISELSDAVAVVVSEETGTVSVAEGGRLTRYLDEKNLRQMLEELVLPKNERGQSWWPWRL, encoded by the coding sequence TTGGGTTCCTGGCTCAGCGTGTGGCGATATTTCAGCCTGGTAGACCTGCTGCGGGCAGCAGTAGACATAGCCATTGTTGCCTACGTGATCTATCGCCTGTTACTACTCATTCGCGGCACGCGGGCGGCGCAGTTGGTGCAGGGCCTGGCCGTTCTGGCCCTGGTGGCCTTTCTGAGCGACCGTCTGGGGCTGCGTACCATTGAATGGATCCTGGAGAAATTGGGGCTGGTAGTGCTGGTGGGCCTGCCGGTGGTCTTTCAACCGGAACTCCGTCGGGCCCTGGCCCAGTTGGGACGGGGGCGCATATTTCCCCGTCCCTTCGTCTTTCTGGGCGAGGAGGAAGTGTCCCGGCTGATAGAAGAAATAGTGCGCTGCGTGCAGGTCCTGGCCCGCAGCCGCATCGGAGCCCTGATCGTGGTGGAGCGGGAAGTGCGGCTGAACGAGTACGCTGAAACCGGCATCAAGCTGGATGCCGTGGTTTCGGCCGAGTTCTTGATCAACCTGTTCATGCCCCGGACTCCCCTGCACGACGGCGCGGCCATCATTCGCGGCGACCGGGTGGCGGCCGCCGGATGCTTTCTACCCCTCAGCGACAGCCCCTACCTAAGCCGGCAATTGGGAACCCGCCACCGGGCGGCGTTGGGCATCTCCGAGCTTTCGGACGCCGTGGCGGTGGTGGTCTCGGAGGAAACGGGGACCGTTTCCGTGGCGGAGGGCGGCAGGCTCACCCGTTATCTGGACGAAAAGAACCTGCGCCAGATGCTGGAGGAACTGGTCCTGC